In the genome of Sphingomonas sp. LR60, the window CGAAGCGCAGCATCCTGTTCCTTGCGGTCACCGCCGAGGAAAAAGGGCTGGTCGGCAGCGACTATTTCGCGAACCATCCGACCGTGCCGATCGGCGATATCGTCGCCGACGTGAACCTCGACATGCCGATCCTGACCTATAAGTTCGAGGATATGGTGGCGTTCGGCGGCGACCGATCGACGCTGGGCCCGATCATCGCGCGCGCGGTGGCGGGGATCGGCGTCGGCCTGTCGCCCGATCCGATGCCCGAACAGGCGATCTTCGTCCGCTCCGACCATTATCGCTTCGTGCAGAAGGGCGTGCCTTCGGTGTTCCTATGGCCGGGGCAGAAGGGGCCGGGCAAGGTGGCGGTCGAGACGTTCATGGACAATTGCTATCACAAGCCATGCGACGACCTGACGCAGCCGATTCTGTGGGATCAGGGAGTGCGCTTCGTCGACGCCAACTATCGGATCGCGCGCGAGATCGCCGATGCGCCGCAGCGGCCGGTGTGGAACAAGGGCGATTACTTCGGCCTGCTGTTCGACGGCCGAATGGCGCGCTGAAGCAACGACTTGCCAAGCGGGGTGCGACGACCGATGAAGGGCGCTGACCTGGGGAGTGACCGTGACCGACGCGCGTGACATCATCCGCCGCACGACGATCGAGCTGGGGCCGCTGCGCATCACGCGCGAATATCGCTGCGCGCCGCCGGGGCCGCATTACCCGTTCTACGAGCCGGCGCGGGCGCGCTCGGGCGGCGGCTGGCGCGCGGCCGGCGTACTGGGTGTCATGCTGGCGGTGAGCGCGGGCGGGCTGTCGATGGCGGCGACCCGTGCGGCGCCGATCCGTCCTGTGAATTACTCGGTGAGCGTGCCGGTGCCGGAGCGCGCGATCGCGCCTCCGGCAGTGGCCGTGGCGCGCACGGTACGGCCGGTCGCGCCCGTCGCGGTGCCGTTGGCGAAGGCCGTCGTGGCGGACGAATTGCCGCAGGATAGTGGCAGCCGGGCGGCGGCGGTCGCGGCGGCGCTGCGCAGCGGCGAGGTGCAGGAATGGTATGAATCGACCGGGCAGGTGCACGGCTTCGTCGTCGCGGGCGAGGCGGAGGCGGATGGCGGGCGGACGTGCCGCGCGCTGTCGGTGCTGACGCGCGCGCCGGACGGTGCGGATCGGGTCGACCAGCGGCGGGAATGTCTGCCGGCGGGGTAAGGGTATGATTTATCGACGCTGACGTGTAGCCTAGCTGGTTGGGGGACGCTGCTGATGTGCGTCGCGCTACCTCTCCCGGGCCTTCCCACCTGGGCCCCGGCCTTCGCCGGGGTACGGTGACGGATGGTTCAGGCCAGCTGGATCAAACTCTAGCGCCGCGGTTCGTCACTCGTGCGGCGTGGCGTGTCTGCGACTTCGTCACCCCGGATGTGTTCCAGGGGCCACCGATCCGCCAATCCAACGGGTTAAGCGTTCGCGGGACGGTGGATGCCGGAACAGGTCCGGCGTGACGGGTGACTCTTGGGGAGGTCTCGCTTTCGCCGGGATGGCGGTACGGGAAGCGGGGCTAAGGAGCCCCGCTTCCTTCGATCAGCGGCCGATGCTGGTGTAGTGGAAGCCGGCGGCCTGCACTTCGGCGGGGGTGTAGATGTTGCGGAGGTCGATCAGGATCGGCTCCTTGAGCAGCGACTTGACGCGCCGCAGGTCGAGCGCGCGGAACTCGTCCCATTCGGTGACGATCGCCAGCGCATCGGCGCCCTCGATCGCCTGATACGGGCCGTCGCAATATTCGACGTTGTCGAGCACGAGCTTGGCCTGCTCGGTGCCTTCCGGATCGAACGCCTTCACCTTCGCGCCGCCGTCCTGCAGCGCTTGGATCACCGCGATCGCGGGCGAGTCGCGCATGTCGTCGGTGTTCGGCTTGAAGGTCAGCCCGAGCACCGCGATCGTCTTGCCGCGAACGTCGTCGCCCATCGCGTGGATGATCTTGCGGCCCATCGCGCGCTTGCGGTTGTCGTTGACCGCGACGACCGCCTCGACGATCCGCTGCGGCGCGTCATAATCCTGGCTGGTCTTGAGCAGCGCGAGCGTGTCCTTGGGGAAGCACGACCCGCCATAGCCCGGGCCGGCGTGCAGGAACTTCGAGCCGATACGATTGTCGAGCCCGATCCCGCGGCTGACGTCCTTCACGTCGGCGCCGACCTTTTCGCAAAGGTCCGCGATTTCGTTGATGAAGGTGATCTTGGTCGCGAGGAACGCATTGCCGGCGTATTTGATCAGCTCGGCGGTGCGACGCGCGGTGACGAGGATCGGTGCGGCGTTGAGATACAGCGGACGATAGACCTGGCGCATGACCTCGGTCGCGCGGTCGTCGCCCGAGCCGATCACGATGCGATCGGGACGCTTGAAGTCGTCGATCGCCGCGCCTTCGCGGAGGAATTCCGGGTTCGAGACGACGCCGAACTCGGCGTTCGGCGCAGCCTCGCGGATGATCCGCTCGACCTCGTCACCGGTGCCGACCGGCACGGTCGACTTGGTGACGATCACCGAATAGCCGGTCAGCGCCTCGCCGATTTCCTTGGCGGCGGCGTAGACGTAGGACAGATCGGCATGGCCATCGCCACGACGCGTCGGCGTGCCAACGCCGATGAATACCGCGTCCGCCCCCGCGACCGCTTCCTTGATGTCGGTCGTGAACTTCAGACGTCCCGCCGCGACGTTGCGGGCGACGAGATCCTCGAGCCCCGGCTCATAGATCGGCATCTTGCCGGCCAGCAGCCGGTCGATCTTGCCCTTGTCCTTGTCGACGCAAATCACGTCATGGCCGAAGTCGGCAAAGCAAGTGCCTGAAACCAGGCCAACATAGCCCGAACCGATCATGGTAATGCGCAAGACGGTCGCTCCCTTGAATCAACCGCCCCCGGCGGCATCGCAAGCCTAGTCCGCTAGCGACTCAACTGGCCGTCTGGCAAGCATTCAGGTGATTGCAATTGGGACATGTCTCTTTGCAGGAAGCGGAATCGCGCCAGATCGCGCCATGATCGCGACCGACGTTCGCCAGCGCCGTCGCCGCCACGCGAGCACTGCGGTGGTCGCGACCGGCCACAGCAATGTCAGCGCGAAATCCGAGACGGTATCGGACCACGTCCAGTCCGGGCTGGCATTCAGCCAGT includes:
- a CDS encoding UDP-glucose dehydrogenase family protein, with the translated sequence MRITMIGSGYVGLVSGTCFADFGHDVICVDKDKGKIDRLLAGKMPIYEPGLEDLVARNVAAGRLKFTTDIKEAVAGADAVFIGVGTPTRRGDGHADLSYVYAAAKEIGEALTGYSVIVTKSTVPVGTGDEVERIIREAAPNAEFGVVSNPEFLREGAAIDDFKRPDRIVIGSGDDRATEVMRQVYRPLYLNAAPILVTARRTAELIKYAGNAFLATKITFINEIADLCEKVGADVKDVSRGIGLDNRIGSKFLHAGPGYGGSCFPKDTLALLKTSQDYDAPQRIVEAVVAVNDNRKRAMGRKIIHAMGDDVRGKTIAVLGLTFKPNTDDMRDSPAIAVIQALQDGGAKVKAFDPEGTEQAKLVLDNVEYCDGPYQAIEGADALAIVTEWDEFRALDLRRVKSLLKEPILIDLRNIYTPAEVQAAGFHYTSIGR